In Fimbriimonadaceae bacterium, the genomic stretch GACGTATGTTCGAACACATTGGTGCGACGCGTTATGCGCTCTGGGTGTTGCTGCTGGCCATGTCGGCGAGCGGAGGTCCGGCCGCTGCATACGAAGAAATCACCGTCGCCGACGGAGGAACCGTCAGCGGAAGAGTCACCATGGTCGGCAAGGTTCCTCACCCCAAGGGGTACAACCTCACGACGCTTCCCGATGCGGTGTACTGCGGCCGGATTTCGGACGGGCAGGGCTGGCGCTTGATGCAACCGTTTCGAATCGGTCTTTCCGGAGAGTTTCAGGAAGTGGTCGTCTATATCGAATCCATCGAACGCGGAAAACCGTTCCCTGCATTTACGGCCCCGCGCATCGAGGCGATCGATTGCCGGTTCCTTCCGTTCCTCAGTCTCGTCCGTGATCGGCATGATGTGTCGGTGGTGAACATGGACCCCGCCATGCACGACATCCAGGCCTATGAGACGTCGCATCTAGGACCGCGCGTCCTGTTCAATTTGCCCTTGCCGATCAGTTCCAGATATCCGGCCCAAGCCCAGCTGAGCGCGCAGGTTTCGAAGCATTACGAGGGCACTCCGGTGACGGGAACCGTTCATATGACGAAGGGGCGTAACATGTTCGTGATGCAGTGCGGCTTCCATGCGTACATGGAGAGTTGGGGATTGGTGATGGATCATCCCTACTATGCGTTGACCGATAGTGACGGGCGGT encodes the following:
- a CDS encoding carboxypeptidase regulatory-like domain-containing protein — encoded protein: RMFEHIGATRYALWVLLLAMSASGGPAAAYEEITVADGGTVSGRVTMVGKVPHPKGYNLTTLPDAVYCGRISDGQGWRLMQPFRIGLSGEFQEVVVYIESIERGKPFPAFTAPRIEAIDCRFLPFLSLVRDRHDVSVVNMDPAMHDIQAYETSHLGPRVLFNLPLPISSRYPAQAQLSAQVSKHYEGTPVTGTVHMTKGRNMFVMQCGFHAYMESWGLVMDHPYYALTDSDGRFQLSDIPPGTYVVKIWHPYVREEIVQTVTVEPKGRATLNVNVPAPAGRLYANQMVENPYVRYQITGAEQTAIVPTLEKQTYR